From the Corynebacterium sp. P3-F1 genome, the window GGTGCGGCCCTTCATCGAACCGCGGAAGTGCTCGGTCATCTCCGCCTTGAGCTCGTCCGGGGCGACCCAGTTATTCGTCGGGCCGGCGCCTTCGGGGGTCTCGGTGGAGATGAAGGTGCGGGACTCCACACGTGCCACGTCGGACGGGTGAGAGCGAGCGAGGAAGCTATTCGGACGCTTCTCCTCGTTCAGCTTGATCAGCGTGCCCTTCTCCACCAGCTCGGCGGCGAGACGGTCCCACTCTTCCTGGGAGCCGTCAGCGAAAACCACCTGCTCCGGCTGGAACAAATCGACTGCTTCGTTGATCCAGTTGATCAACTGCTCATTCTCGGTGGGGGCCTGCCCCTCCAGCCCCTTGACTGCAGCGGTCATTGCTACTCCTCTTATTCATCGGCGGTTCCTTTATTCAGCGTATCGGAGTGCCCCCGTTCCTCGCCCCAACTCCTCAACCGCGCATTTAAGCGCGGTGAAGCTACAAAACTACTACCCCCAAAAGAGTGTGGGTGCGCCCCCACTAATCACTCTCGTTCACGCTATTAAGCTGCCCTTACCCGGAAGCCGAGAGGTCTTGCGCACGAATGTGGTGTCGCCGGACCGGACGGCCCCCGCAGGGCCCTTTTGCTTCCCCTAAGCGGGGGGCATCGCGCACCGGAACGCGAGCTCGTGGACAATATCATCGTGAACGAAAACGATCGCAGCCACGAAGCCATCCAGGACAGCCAGGACAGCCAGGACAGCAGAGACGCGCTGGGCGAGCTCCCGCACGGCCGCCCGCCGCAGACTGAGTTCGACACCGGTCTCGACTACCCGCGATTGGGGTCGGTCACTTTCCGCCGCGGCACGTTGACCGACAACCAGCAGTCGCTTTTCGACGAACACTGGCCCCGCCTCGGCACCGTCCTCACTGATGAGGCCGACGAGCAGTTCATCGACTACGACGCGTGGTTCGGCCGCAGCGGTCACCCCACGATCGTGGAGATCGGTTCGGGCACAGGAACCTCGACGGCAGCGATGGCCCCGCTGGAGGCAGACGCCAACATCATTGCCGTGGAGCTGTACAAGCCGGGACTGGCAAAGCTGCTGGGGTCGGTGGTGCGCGGGGACATCGAGAATGTCCGCATGATCCGCGGCGACGGTGTGGAGGTGCTCGCCCGCATGGTCGCCCCGGAATCGCTCGATGCCGTGCGCATCTTCTTCCCCGACCCGTGGCCGAAAGCGCGCCATCACAAGCGGCGCATCATCCAGTCGGGCACGCTCAACCTCATCGCGACCCGCCTGAAACCGGGCGGGGTGCTCCACGTGGCCACCGACCACGCGGACTACGCCGAATGGATCGACGAGCTCGTCGAAGCGGAACCGGCCTTGGACTTCAAGGGCTGGCCGTGGGACGATGCCCCCATCCTGACCGACCGTCAAGTGATCACGAAATTCGAGGGCAAGGGCCTGGAAAAAGACCACATGATCCGCGAGTACCTGTGGGTGAAGAAATGACAGACTTGCACACGACGACCCACCCTTACACCGCCGGAGCGGAGGCGGGACCCGACAATCTCCTGCTGGTGTGGGACGCGCCGAACCTGGATATGGGCTTGGGGGCGATCTTGGGCGGCCGCCCGACAGCCGCGTACCGCCCGCGGTTTGACGCGATCGGCCGCTGGCTAGCAATGCAGGCAGTGGACCTCGGCGCCGCAACCGGCACGACCGTCGAGCCGGAGGCCACCGTGTTCACCAACGTCGCACCGGGCAGCGCCGATGTTGTCCGCCCGTGGGTGGAGGCGCTGCGCAACGTCGGTTTCGCTGTCTTTGCCAAACCAAAGGCCGACGAGGACTCGGACGTGGACGAGGACATGGTGGACCACATCCGGCGCCGGCAAGACGAAGGCGTGCTGCGCGGGGTCGTGGTCGCGTCCGCTGACGGCCAGAATTTCCAGGAGCTGCTCGACGAGCTCGCCGCTGACGGCCTGCCCGTCACGGTGCTCGGTTTCCACGAACACGCGAGCTGGGCGGTGACGTCCCAAACGATTTCATTCGTAGACTTGGAGGACATCCCCGGGGTGTTCCGCGAGCCCTTGCCGCGGGTCAACCTGGACCAGCTGCCGGAAGAAGGCGCATGGCTGCAGCCTTTCCGCCCGCTGTCGGTGCTGCTCAACAAAGGTTAAAGAAGAGGAGAGCCCGTGTTCTACAAGTGGGGCCAGTTTGCATATCGCCACCGCCGGATCATCCCGGTGGTTGTCATAGCGATCATTCTGCTCATGCAGGTGCTGTGGGGCTCCAAACTCGGCGACCGGCTCTCCCAGGAAGGGTGGGAGGACCCGGGAGCCGCGTCCACCACGGCAGCTGCGGTGGAAGAGGAGGTCTTTGGCCGCGACAACAACGGCGACGTGATCCTGCTCGTCAGCGGAAACGTCACGGACAAGCAGGTGATGGCGGAAGCGAACCGGCAGATCAGTGCTCTTAAAAACCAGTTCCCGGAGCAGATCGACCACATCACCAGCTACTTCGACAAACCGAACCCCCAGTTGCTCTCCCCGGACGGGACGAAAGCTTTCGCCGCGATCGGGCTGAAAGGCGACGGCGAGCAGACCCTGAAGGACTACCGCGCCATCGAGGACGCGCTCTACGACATCGAGTTGCCCGAGGGCACGGAAGTTCAGGTCGCAGGGGCCACCGCCATTGCAGGGGCGCTGGACAAGGGGATGGCCGCCGACATCGCCCGCGCGGAAAAGATCGGCCTGATCTTCGTCGCGATTATCCTGCTCTTCGCCTTCGGCGGCGTGGTCGCAGCCGCCATGCCTTTGGTAGTGGGCATTTTGTCCATCCTGGGGTCGCTGTCGGCGCTGTCGCTGCTCGCCCAAGTGCAGCAGGTCAACGTGTTCTCCCAGTCCGTGATCACGCTGCTGGGCTTGGGCCTGGCCATCGACTACGGCCTGTTCATGGTCTCCCGCTTCCGCGAGGAGTTGGACCTGCGCGGCGATTCGCCCGAGGACATCGAGGCCGCTGTCGCCGAGACCACCACCACGGCGGGCAAGACGGTGTTCTTCTCCGCCCTGATGATCGGTGTGGCGCTGTCCGGTCTGCTCATGTTCCCGCAGGCGTTCCTCAAATCTGTCGCGTACGGCGCGATCAGCGCGGTCGTGCTCGCGGCGATCATCTCGGTCGCTGTGCTGCCGGCTCTGTTCAGCATGCTGGGACGCAACATCGACAAATTCTCCGCACGCCGGACCAGCCGGAAGGCCCGCCGGATCGAGGACACCATCTGGTACAAGATCCCGTCCTGGGCGATGCGCCACTCCAAGCCGGTCATCGCCGGCGTGGCGGGAGCGCTTATCCTGCTCACGCTCCCCATCGTGGGAATCACCTTCGGCGGCATCAACGAGTCCTACCTCCCACCCGCCAACCAGGTGCGTCAGGCGCAGGACGAGTTCAACGAGACGTTCCCCGCCTTCCGCACGGACCCGGTCAAGCTCGTTGTCGAGGGCGCCTCGAACGACCAGTTCATCGACATCGTCTGGCAGACCCGCGGTATCACCGGACTGGCATCGCCGATGGAGAAGACCAAGTCCACGCCTGACGGCACCTTCGTCCTGTCGGGAACATTGGCGGACCGGAACGGCGGGGAGGACGTCGTCAAGCAATTGCGCGCGATTGACGCCCCGGAAGGCGTGAAGCTGCATGTCGGCGGCACCCCGGCGATGGAGGTCGAGTCGATTGAGGCCCTGCTGGAGCGCCTGCCGTGGATGGCCGTGTACATGGTGCTGGCCACATTCCTGCTGATGGCGGTGCTGTTCGGCTCGATGATCCTGCCGGTCAAGGCCGTGCTGATGAATATTCTCGGCATCGGCGCGACGCTGGGCTTCCTCACCCTCGTCTTCGTCGACGGTCTCGGCGCGGGCGTGCTCGGCTTTACCCCCGGCCCGTTGATGAGTCCGGTGCTGGTGCTCATCATCGCGATCCTGTACGGCCTGTCCACGGATTACGAGGTCTTCCTCGTCTCCCGCATGGTGGAGGCACGCAACAAGGGAGCGGACACGGATCAGTCGATCAAGTACGGCACGGCGCACACCGGCTCAATCATCACGGCGGCAGCGCTGATCATGATTGTCGTCACCGCCGCGTTCGCCCTCAGTGAGATCGTGATGATGAAGTACATCTCCTACGGCCTGATCATTTCGCTCGCACTCGACGCGACATTGATCCGCCTCCTGCTCGTCCCCGCGATCATGCACGAACTGCGCGAAGACAACTGGTGGGCACCGCGCTGGATCAAGCGCACCGCAGCATCGTTCGGGGAGGGCGGCGACCGCAGCAAGCAGCTTATCGACGCCTCATCCCACCCCCGCACCGGCGACATCCCCATCGGGGAGACCGTCCCGGCGAATCAGCACGCTCGTTCCGGCATTTCTGTCGACCAGGACACACAGCTCATCCCGTTCGACGAGCTGATGCGCCGGTTGAACGGGTAGGGGCCGTGACCAGCGCCCGGGCGTGGATCCGCTGGCTGGCACCGGTCGTGGTGCTGGTCATCCTCGGCGTTGTTTTCCGCGACCAGCTGCCGTTTCTCGGCAAGGCGTATGAGACGCTGCGCCACGCCTCCCTTGCCCCCGTCGCTGCGGCGGTGGTGTGCGCGATGCTGGCGATTCTGGCGATGGCCGCGGTGATGCGGATCCTGCTCACCGCCGACGGCGTGCGCGTGAACATGGGCAACGCGTCCGCGATCACCTTGGCCAGCAATGCCTGGTCCACGACGATCCCGGGCGGGCCGGCGATTTCCGCTTGGCTGACATTCAACGTGCACCGCTCGTGGGGTGCCTCGGTCGGGCTGTGCGGCTGGTTCTTCGTCATCTCCGGCGCGCTGTCCACGGTGTGGATGGTGGTCATCGGGATTGCCGCCGTCATCTTCCTCGGCGCCCGGTTGTCCATCTGGGCGCTGGTTGGCTCCCTCGTAGTCGCGCTCGCCGCCATCGCAGGACTGTTCTGGGCCATCTACAATCCGGACATCCTCCGGCGCTGGGTGCGTTTCCTGCCTGAGCGCGTGCGCGGCAAGGTCGTTGAGGTCGTCGACCAGCTCGGCTCCATCCGCATGAGCCCGGGCGCGTTCCTCGCCGCAGCGTTGTTCTCGCTGTTGAACCAGCTTATCGACGTCACCACCCTCTATTTCTCCGTCACCGCCGTCACCGGAACCCTCCCCGGCTTCACTGCCGGGTTGAACGAGACGACCGTTCAGGGCGTGGCCCTAGCGTTCATCATGACCAAGCTCGCCGGCGCGGCGCAGGTCACTCCGGGCGGCATCGGCACCGTCGAACCCGTGGCCACCGCATCGCTCGTCGCTTCAGGCCTCACGCTTGTCGACGCCACCGCCGCCACCCTCATCTACCGAATCATTTCCTTCGCCCTGATCACCGCCATCGGCTGGATCATCTACCTGTTCGTCTACGCCGGAAAGGGCTTCATGATCGGGCGGGGTGATTCTGCAACCGACTCCGCACCCGATTCTGCGCTCCTGCCAGATTAATCGAACAGGTCTATCGTGGCTTTACATGAACGCATTGGGGCGGAGTGTGGATTGGCAGCAGGTGAACCCGGTGGGGTGGCATGCACATCACGGGGGCGTCGATAAGCTGCTGAGCTCGTTCAATGCTGTGCCTAACGGGCAGCGCGTGCGGTTGGCCAAGACGACGTCGAATCTGTTCCGTTCCCGCGCGGGCGAGAGCGCCGGACTGGATGTAAGCGGGCTGCGCGGCGTCATCGCGATCGACCCGGTGGATAAGACCGCGGACGTGCAGGGCATGTGCACCTACGAGGATTTGGTGGACGCGACACTGCCGTTCGGCCTTGCTCCCCTGGTCATCCCGCAGCTGAAGACGATCACGCTCGGCGGCGCCGTCTCCGGGATGGGTGTGGAATCCACCAGTTTCCGCAACGGACTGCCGCATGAGTCGGTGCTGGAGATGGACGTCCTAGTCGGCACCGGCGAGATTGTCACCTGCTCGCGGGAGGAGAACGTGGAGCTGTTCCGCGCGTTCCCGAATTCCTACGGCTCCCTCGGCTATGCGGTACGGCTGAAGATCGAGCTGGAAGAGGTCGCGGATTTCGTCGAACTCGCCCACGTCCGTTACAGCGACCTGCACGCATTCCAGGACGGTCTGGCACAGGCCGCAGCCTCGGGGACCTGGGACGGCCGCCCCATTCACGGGCTCGACGCCGTGGCATTCTCCCCCGAAGAGCAGTACATCGTGCTCGCCTTCCAGACGGATGAGGCACCAGGGGTGTCCGACTACACCCGCGACGCGATCTACTACCGCTCGCTGCAGCACCCCACGGGCATCACACACGACTTTTTGACCATCCGCGACTACATCTGGCGCTGGGACACCGACTGGTTCTGGTGCTCCCGGGCCTTCGCCGCCCAAGAGCCGCGCGTGCGCAAGCTCTGGCCGAGGCAGCTGCGCCGCAGTTCTTTTTATTGGAAGCTCGTCGGACTGGACAAGAAGTACGACCTTGAATACCGGTTTTTGAAGAAACCGAAGAACCTGCCCCGCACAGAACGCGTCGTGCAGGACATCGAGGTCACCGACGCGCGCCTCGCAGAATTTCTGCAATGGTTCTTTTCCGCCAGCGACATCGAGCCGGTGTGGCTGTGCCCGATCAGGCTACGCGCCGGTGTAGAAGAGCTCTCCGGCGTGGGGTTGCCCCAGTCCGAGCCGTGGCCGCTCTACCCGTTGAAGCCGGGCACCACCTGGATCAACGTCGGATTCTGGTCCGGTGTCCCGGCTGACCATGTCTCCGCCGCGCAGGAGCCCGGTGCCTTCAACAAGGTCATCGAGTCGAAGGTCTCCGAGCTCGGCGGCCACAAATCCCTCTACTCGGAGGCCTTCTACAGCCGCTGCGAGTTCGAGGACCTGTACGGCGGCGGTTTGCCGGAGCAGATGAAAGACCAGTACGACCCACACCGGAGATTCCCGGGGCTGTACGAGAAGACAGTGGAGAACGCGTAGGAGAAATCATGATCGTCGATAACTTGAACAAGAATTTCACGCCCATGACCGTCGCCGAGATCGTGGACGCACTCTTTCCCGCAGGCACTCCCTTCCGCTGGGAGGCTTTCGACGGCTCAACGACCGGCCCGGAGGACGCCGAGCACACCGTGCGGGTGACCAGTCCCGAGGGTCTGTCCTACATCGCCACTGCACCCGGTGATCTCGGGCTCGCGCGTGCGTGGGTCACCGACGGCCTCGTCGTCGAGGGCGAGCACTTGGCCCACCCCTACGGGATTTTCGACCACCTGCGCACGCTGTACGACAACTACTCCCGCCCCGATGTGGCGACGGGCCTGCGCATCGCTCGGTCCCTGCGGTCCATGGGGGCAATCCAGGTCCAGCCGATCCCGGAGGCCGAGCAGGCGTCCTGGTTGGAGCGCCGCGTGCGCCAGGGCCTGTCCCGACACTCGAAGGAGCGCGACGCCGATGTCATCTCCTCCCACTACGACGTGGGCAACGACTTCTACGAACTGTTCCTCGGCGAATCCATGGCGTACACCTGCGCCTACTACCCCACCCCGGATGCCAGCCTGGACGAGGCGCAGGAGAACAAATTCCGGCTCGTGTTCGAGAAAATGAACCTTCAACCCGGCGGGCGCCACCTCGACATCGGCTGCGGGTGGGGCTCCATGGTGCGCTACGCGGCGCGGCGCGGGGTGAAATCCCTCGGCGTCACGCTGTCGAAAGAGCAGGCGGAGTGGGCCCAGGCGAAAATCGAGGAAGAAGGCTTGGCTGATCTGGCAGAGGTCCGTCACCTCGACTACCGCGACGTGACCGAGACGGACTTCGACGCGATCTCCTCCATCGGCCTGCTCGAGCACATCGGTGTGGACAACTACGCCTCCTACTTCGACTTCCTCGCCGGCAAGCTCCGCCCGGGCGGGGTGATGGTCAACCACTGCATCACCTACCCGGACAACCACAAGACTAAGAGCGGCGACTTCATGGACCGCTACATCTTCCCCGACGGGGAACTGACCGGTTCGGGCACCATCATCCGCAAGATGCAGGACCACGGTTTCGAGGTCTTCCACGAGGAGAATATCCGGTTCGACTACATGCGCACGCTGCACGACTGGTGCGAGAATCTGCGGGCGAATTGGGACCGAGCCGTCGAGCTCGTCGGCGGGAACACCGCGAAGCTCTGGGGCATGTACATGGCGGGATCCGAGTGGGGCTTCGAGCACGATGTCGTCGAGCTGCACCAGGTAGTGGGCATCAAGCTCGATGAGAACGGTTCCCGCGCCGGCACGCCTGAGCGCCGGTGGTGGAACGACTCAGTTTTCTAGAATGAACCCATGAAGATTTCATCACCTGTTGCCATTGCCCTGGACACCCTCGCCATCGCCGTCTTCGCGCTACTGGCGCGCATCGCACACCAGACTGAGGAGATGCCGCTGAACTTCACCGGCTGGCTGTCCACGCTGTGGCCGTTCCTCGTGGGTGTGGCGCTGGCCTGGGTGATCGTCACGCTCTCCAGCGACCGCGGCGGCGAGAATAAAGGTGAGGACAAGGGCTGGCTCATCTGGCTGATCACCGTCGCCACCGGCCTGATCATCTGGGGCATAAGAAATCAGCAGCTGCCGCACTGGTCCTTCGTTGTGGTGGCCAGCGTGATGTCGGCGCTGCTGATGTTGGGGTGGCGCGGTATTGTGCGCCTGATCAAGCGGTAGCTCTTAGAACGGGAGCTTGCCGCTGGAGATCATGCGGAAAGCCCACACGATGTAGTTGACCAGCTCGGAGCCGAGGTCCAGAACGCTGCTGAGCATGTTTCCTCCTGAGATTTCGGGTGAACGGATGAATTCGTTGTCTTTTCTAGGAATCGCGACAGATGCACTCAGCGTTACACGACCGTTACTAAAGTGAACTCAGAGCGGGTGAATATTGTGCTTCTTGGGCAGGTCAGCGTCGTATTTGGTGGATAGCTGGCGCAGCGCCCGGCGCAGAGTCAGGCGTGTTTCCGAGGGCTGAATCATGCCGTCGAGGTACCCGCGTTCGGTGGCGACGTACGGGGAGGTCATGTTCTCCTCGTAGAAGTCCATGAAGACTTTCTTCATCGCGTTGCGCTGTGTTTCATCCTCGATAGCGGCAAGCTGCTTGCCCTGGATCATCACCGCGGCGGCGGCAGAGCCCATCACGGCGATCTGCGCGGTGGGCCACGCGAAGTTCAGGTCGCCGGACAGGTTCTTCGAGCCCATCACGGCGTAGGCGCCGCCGTAAGCTTTGCGCACGATGAGCGAGATCTTGGGCACCGTCGACTGCACCACCGAGAACGCGAGCTTCGCGCCGCGGTGAATCAGACCGACCTTCTCCTGGTCCACGCCGGGCAGGTAGCCCGGCGTGTCCACAACGAAGATGAGAGGCAGGTTGTAGGCGTCGCAGATCTGGATGAACCGGGCGCCCTTGTCGGCGGCGTCGGCATCGATGCAACCTGCGAAGTGCATGGGGTTGTTGGCCACGAAGCCGACGGGGCGACCGTCGATACGC encodes:
- the trmB gene encoding tRNA (guanosine(46)-N7)-methyltransferase TrmB, yielding MQDSQDSQDSRDALGELPHGRPPQTEFDTGLDYPRLGSVTFRRGTLTDNQQSLFDEHWPRLGTVLTDEADEQFIDYDAWFGRSGHPTIVEIGSGTGTSTAAMAPLEADANIIAVELYKPGLAKLLGSVVRGDIENVRMIRGDGVEVLARMVAPESLDAVRIFFPDPWPKARHHKRRIIQSGTLNLIATRLKPGGVLHVATDHADYAEWIDELVEAEPALDFKGWPWDDAPILTDRQVITKFEGKGLEKDHMIREYLWVKK
- a CDS encoding NYN domain-containing protein; amino-acid sequence: MTDLHTTTHPYTAGAEAGPDNLLLVWDAPNLDMGLGAILGGRPTAAYRPRFDAIGRWLAMQAVDLGAATGTTVEPEATVFTNVAPGSADVVRPWVEALRNVGFAVFAKPKADEDSDVDEDMVDHIRRRQDEGVLRGVVVASADGQNFQELLDELAADGLPVTVLGFHEHASWAVTSQTISFVDLEDIPGVFREPLPRVNLDQLPEEGAWLQPFRPLSVLLNKG
- a CDS encoding MMPL family transporter; translated protein: MFYKWGQFAYRHRRIIPVVVIAIILLMQVLWGSKLGDRLSQEGWEDPGAASTTAAAVEEEVFGRDNNGDVILLVSGNVTDKQVMAEANRQISALKNQFPEQIDHITSYFDKPNPQLLSPDGTKAFAAIGLKGDGEQTLKDYRAIEDALYDIELPEGTEVQVAGATAIAGALDKGMAADIARAEKIGLIFVAIILLFAFGGVVAAAMPLVVGILSILGSLSALSLLAQVQQVNVFSQSVITLLGLGLAIDYGLFMVSRFREELDLRGDSPEDIEAAVAETTTTAGKTVFFSALMIGVALSGLLMFPQAFLKSVAYGAISAVVLAAIISVAVLPALFSMLGRNIDKFSARRTSRKARRIEDTIWYKIPSWAMRHSKPVIAGVAGALILLTLPIVGITFGGINESYLPPANQVRQAQDEFNETFPAFRTDPVKLVVEGASNDQFIDIVWQTRGITGLASPMEKTKSTPDGTFVLSGTLADRNGGEDVVKQLRAIDAPEGVKLHVGGTPAMEVESIEALLERLPWMAVYMVLATFLLMAVLFGSMILPVKAVLMNILGIGATLGFLTLVFVDGLGAGVLGFTPGPLMSPVLVLIIAILYGLSTDYEVFLVSRMVEARNKGADTDQSIKYGTAHTGSIITAAALIMIVVTAAFALSEIVMMKYISYGLIISLALDATLIRLLLVPAIMHELREDNWWAPRWIKRTAASFGEGGDRSKQLIDASSHPRTGDIPIGETVPANQHARSGISVDQDTQLIPFDELMRRLNG
- a CDS encoding lysylphosphatidylglycerol synthase transmembrane domain-containing protein, whose translation is MTSARAWIRWLAPVVVLVILGVVFRDQLPFLGKAYETLRHASLAPVAAAVVCAMLAILAMAAVMRILLTADGVRVNMGNASAITLASNAWSTTIPGGPAISAWLTFNVHRSWGASVGLCGWFFVISGALSTVWMVVIGIAAVIFLGARLSIWALVGSLVVALAAIAGLFWAIYNPDILRRWVRFLPERVRGKVVEVVDQLGSIRMSPGAFLAAALFSLLNQLIDVTTLYFSVTAVTGTLPGFTAGLNETTVQGVALAFIMTKLAGAAQVTPGGIGTVEPVATASLVASGLTLVDATAATLIYRIISFALITAIGWIIYLFVYAGKGFMIGRGDSATDSAPDSALLPD
- a CDS encoding FAD-binding oxidoreductase; the encoded protein is MNALGRSVDWQQVNPVGWHAHHGGVDKLLSSFNAVPNGQRVRLAKTTSNLFRSRAGESAGLDVSGLRGVIAIDPVDKTADVQGMCTYEDLVDATLPFGLAPLVIPQLKTITLGGAVSGMGVESTSFRNGLPHESVLEMDVLVGTGEIVTCSREENVELFRAFPNSYGSLGYAVRLKIELEEVADFVELAHVRYSDLHAFQDGLAQAAASGTWDGRPIHGLDAVAFSPEEQYIVLAFQTDEAPGVSDYTRDAIYYRSLQHPTGITHDFLTIRDYIWRWDTDWFWCSRAFAAQEPRVRKLWPRQLRRSSFYWKLVGLDKKYDLEYRFLKKPKNLPRTERVVQDIEVTDARLAEFLQWFFSASDIEPVWLCPIRLRAGVEELSGVGLPQSEPWPLYPLKPGTTWINVGFWSGVPADHVSAAQEPGAFNKVIESKVSELGGHKSLYSEAFYSRCEFEDLYGGGLPEQMKDQYDPHRRFPGLYEKTVENA
- a CDS encoding cyclopropane-fatty-acyl-phospholipid synthase family protein: MIVDNLNKNFTPMTVAEIVDALFPAGTPFRWEAFDGSTTGPEDAEHTVRVTSPEGLSYIATAPGDLGLARAWVTDGLVVEGEHLAHPYGIFDHLRTLYDNYSRPDVATGLRIARSLRSMGAIQVQPIPEAEQASWLERRVRQGLSRHSKERDADVISSHYDVGNDFYELFLGESMAYTCAYYPTPDASLDEAQENKFRLVFEKMNLQPGGRHLDIGCGWGSMVRYAARRGVKSLGVTLSKEQAEWAQAKIEEEGLADLAEVRHLDYRDVTETDFDAISSIGLLEHIGVDNYASYFDFLAGKLRPGGVMVNHCITYPDNHKTKSGDFMDRYIFPDGELTGSGTIIRKMQDHGFEVFHEENIRFDYMRTLHDWCENLRANWDRAVELVGGNTAKLWGMYMAGSEWGFEHDVVELHQVVGIKLDENGSRAGTPERRWWNDSVF
- a CDS encoding DUF3054 domain-containing protein, whose product is MKISSPVAIALDTLAIAVFALLARIAHQTEEMPLNFTGWLSTLWPFLVGVALAWVIVTLSSDRGGENKGEDKGWLIWLITVATGLIIWGIRNQQLPHWSFVVVASVMSALLMLGWRGIVRLIKR